In Bryobacteraceae bacterium, the following proteins share a genomic window:
- a CDS encoding thioredoxin domain-containing protein: MRSFLILAFAAVAAAQPWKTATELPGVNFAGLDEAKKKTVLEVLRDTDCTCGCQMTVAQCRVEDPACGQSKALAEMAVPAAREGKSAAGIRKVLEDSEFARRARMRNRVLWDPVDIPVAGAPGKGPAKARVTLVEFSDFQCPYCAIAVGHLNTILAAFPNDVRLVYKQFPLDSHSNAKLAAAASLAAHRQGKFWPLHDRMYANFRAINRDRILAWAREIGLDEKRFVADMDNPATAAAVNNEIGQGWKAGVEGTPTVFVNGKKYQGSLEPAAFRKIIENELAGREQ; this comes from the coding sequence ATGCGGTCCTTCTTGATTCTTGCGTTCGCGGCCGTCGCCGCCGCTCAACCCTGGAAGACGGCCACGGAACTGCCCGGGGTCAATTTCGCCGGGCTCGACGAGGCCAAAAAGAAGACTGTCCTCGAAGTGCTGCGCGATACGGATTGCACGTGCGGCTGCCAGATGACCGTCGCCCAGTGCCGCGTGGAAGACCCCGCCTGCGGACAAAGCAAGGCGCTCGCCGAGATGGCCGTGCCCGCCGCGCGCGAAGGCAAGTCCGCCGCCGGCATCCGCAAGGTCCTCGAAGATTCCGAGTTCGCCCGCCGCGCCCGGATGCGTAATCGCGTCCTCTGGGATCCCGTCGACATCCCCGTCGCCGGCGCGCCCGGTAAGGGACCCGCCAAGGCCCGCGTCACCCTCGTCGAGTTCTCCGACTTCCAGTGTCCTTATTGCGCCATCGCCGTCGGGCATCTGAACACGATTCTCGCGGCGTTCCCCAACGATGTCCGGCTCGTCTACAAGCAGTTCCCGCTCGACAGCCACTCCAACGCGAAACTCGCCGCCGCCGCTTCGCTCGCCGCGCACCGGCAAGGCAAGTTTTGGCCGCTTCATGACCGCATGTACGCCAACTTCCGCGCCATCAACCGCGACCGGATCCTTGCCTGGGCGCGTGAAATCGGTCTCGACGAGAAGCGCTTCGTCGCCGACATGGACAATCCGGCTACCGCCGCCGCCGTCAACAACGAAATCGGGCAGGGCTGGAAGGCCGGCGTCGAGGGGACGCCCACCGTCTTCGTCAACGGCAAGAAGTATCAGGGCTCGCTCGAGCCGGCCGCGTTCCGCAAGATCATCGAGAACGAACTCGCCGGCCGCGAGCAATAG
- the fbp gene encoding fructose-1,6-bisphosphate aldolase/phosphatase, with amino-acid sequence MQITLSVIKADIGSIGGHIAPSRELVAAVASYIRENGRGLLRDHAISHTGDDIAILMTHTHPPGDSDIHRLAWEAFRTGTVVAQGQGLYGAGQDLLKDSFSGNVKGMGPAVAEMAIEERPNEPFLFFAADKTDPGAFNLPLYLAFADAMNTPGLILSPAMSKGFKFVIMDVSHAEADRVIELNAPEQIYDIAALLRDPERFVVESVWSRASGEQAAAVATTRLHNIAGKYTGKDDPVMLVRVQKHFPATGEILAPYAIGHFVGGGMRGSHHVPLMPVKLNSPTSYFDGPPLVSCAGYCTHHGRLTEAVDAFAHPFWDTVRDQVALKTIEMRRQGFVGAAMLPMAELEYTGIVEKLKSLDPQFHVREALTTAAV; translated from the coding sequence ATGCAGATCACACTCTCGGTCATCAAAGCGGATATCGGCTCCATTGGCGGCCACATCGCGCCCTCCCGCGAACTGGTGGCGGCCGTGGCGTCCTACATTCGCGAGAACGGGCGCGGCCTCCTGCGCGACCACGCCATCAGCCACACCGGCGACGACATCGCCATCCTCATGACCCACACCCACCCGCCGGGCGACTCCGATATCCACCGCCTGGCGTGGGAAGCGTTCCGGACGGGGACGGTCGTCGCCCAAGGCCAGGGGTTGTACGGGGCCGGCCAGGACCTTTTGAAGGATTCGTTCTCGGGCAACGTGAAGGGCATGGGCCCGGCAGTGGCCGAAATGGCGATCGAAGAGCGTCCGAACGAACCGTTCCTGTTCTTCGCCGCCGACAAGACGGACCCCGGCGCCTTCAATCTGCCGCTGTACCTGGCTTTCGCCGATGCGATGAACACGCCGGGCCTGATTCTTTCGCCGGCGATGTCGAAGGGGTTCAAGTTCGTGATCATGGACGTGAGCCACGCCGAGGCGGACCGGGTGATCGAACTCAACGCCCCGGAGCAGATTTACGACATCGCGGCGCTGCTGCGCGATCCGGAGCGGTTCGTGGTGGAATCGGTATGGTCGCGGGCGAGCGGGGAGCAAGCGGCCGCGGTAGCCACCACGCGGTTGCACAACATCGCCGGCAAGTATACGGGGAAAGACGATCCGGTGATGCTGGTGCGGGTGCAGAAGCACTTTCCGGCGACGGGCGAGATCCTGGCGCCGTACGCGATCGGCCACTTCGTCGGCGGCGGCATGCGCGGCTCGCACCACGTACCGCTGATGCCGGTGAAGCTGAACTCACCCACAAGCTACTTCGACGGTCCGCCGCTGGTGAGCTGCGCCGGATACTGTACGCATCACGGGCGGCTCACCGAGGCCGTGGATGCGTTCGCGCATCCGTTCTGGGACACGGTTCGGGACCAGGTTGCGCTAAAGACGATCGAGATGCGGCGGCAGGGTTTCGTGGGCGCGGCGATGCTGCCGATGGCCGAGCTGGAGTACACGGGAATCGTGGAGAAACTGAAGTCGCTCGATCCGCAGTTCCACGTGCGTGAGGCGTTGACGACGGCGGCGGTCTAA
- a CDS encoding PQQ-dependent dehydrogenase, methanol/ethanol family yields the protein MKRLALLLMPAIAVAQSGADWPTYHGSNASLHYSTLDHITKSNVKDLELAWVFQARSLEKFETTPLVLDGVMYLTEAPNTVVALDPTTGREFWSHEPKMPEITYPCCGKVNRGVALHDGRIFHVTHDARVIALDARTGRALWETTLVDFRKGYALTHAPLVVKDKIVVGVAGGELGIRGFIAALDMKTGREVWRFKTIPEPGEKGSETWGGDSWKHGGGAIWVTGSFDPELNLTYWGTGNPGPDWNPTVRAGDNLYSDSAVALDADTGELKWYFQFTPHDQWDWDAVQTPVLVDREWKGQPRKLLLWANRNGFYYVFDRATGEFLLGEPFVKQDWAKGLDAKGRPILQPGRGPSRQGTKTFPGVQGGTNWYAPSYSPRTGLFYVTAWENYHSTYFIWDQEYEQGKWYVGGGVKAPVPPTRRERLMKRDTSDGFAAVRALDPATGKKIWDYPMSDMSESGLLSTSSDVLFSGNREGHFFALDAANGKLLWSKYLGGQIIASPVTFEAEGKQYVSIASGTSLFTFRLRE from the coding sequence ATGAAAAGGCTCGCCCTGCTGCTCATGCCTGCGATCGCGGTCGCGCAGTCCGGCGCGGACTGGCCAACTTATCACGGTTCCAATGCGAGCCTGCACTACTCGACGCTGGATCACATCACGAAGAGCAACGTGAAGGACCTGGAGTTGGCCTGGGTATTCCAAGCCCGTTCGCTCGAGAAATTCGAGACGACGCCGCTGGTGCTGGATGGCGTGATGTATCTCACCGAAGCTCCGAACACGGTGGTCGCGCTCGACCCGACGACGGGCCGTGAATTCTGGAGCCACGAGCCGAAGATGCCGGAGATCACCTACCCATGCTGCGGCAAGGTGAATCGCGGCGTGGCGCTCCACGACGGGCGGATTTTTCACGTCACGCACGACGCGCGGGTGATCGCGCTCGACGCACGCACCGGCCGCGCCCTCTGGGAGACAACGCTTGTCGATTTCCGCAAAGGCTACGCGCTGACCCATGCGCCGCTGGTGGTGAAAGACAAGATAGTGGTCGGCGTGGCGGGCGGCGAACTCGGCATCCGCGGCTTCATCGCCGCGCTGGACATGAAAACCGGCAGGGAGGTCTGGCGCTTCAAGACGATTCCGGAGCCAGGCGAAAAAGGCAGCGAAACCTGGGGAGGCGACTCCTGGAAGCACGGCGGCGGCGCGATCTGGGTTACCGGTTCCTTCGATCCCGAATTGAACCTGACATACTGGGGGACCGGGAATCCCGGTCCGGACTGGAACCCGACGGTTCGCGCTGGCGACAACCTGTATTCGGACTCCGCAGTCGCCTTGGACGCCGATACCGGCGAGCTCAAATGGTATTTCCAGTTCACGCCGCATGACCAGTGGGACTGGGACGCGGTGCAGACACCGGTCCTGGTGGATCGCGAATGGAAGGGACAGCCGCGCAAGCTCCTCCTATGGGCGAACCGCAACGGCTTTTACTACGTGTTCGACCGCGCGACGGGGGAGTTTCTGCTGGGCGAGCCGTTCGTGAAACAGGACTGGGCCAAGGGGCTCGACGCCAAAGGCCGCCCGATTCTCCAGCCGGGCCGCGGGCCAAGCCGGCAAGGGACGAAGACGTTCCCCGGCGTGCAGGGCGGGACCAACTGGTACGCGCCGTCGTACAGTCCGCGAACCGGGCTCTTCTATGTCACCGCCTGGGAGAACTATCACAGCACGTACTTTATCTGGGACCAGGAGTACGAGCAAGGTAAGTGGTATGTCGGCGGCGGCGTGAAGGCGCCCGTACCGCCGACGCGCCGCGAGCGCCTCATGAAGCGCGATACGAGCGACGGTTTCGCCGCCGTTCGGGCGTTGGATCCGGCGACGGGAAAAAAGATCTGGGACTATCCGATGTCGGACATGAGCGAGAGCGGATTGCTCAGCACGTCGAGCGATGTGTTATTCAGCGGGAACCGGGAGGGGCACTTCTTCGCGCTCGACGCGGCCAACGGAAAGCTGCTGTGGTCGAAGTATCTCGGTGGCCAGATCATCGCCTCGCCGGTGACTTTCGAGGCGGAAGGGAAGCAATACGTTTCGATCGCGTCCGGGACGTCGTTGTTTACGTTCCGGCTCCGGGAATAG
- a CDS encoding c-type cytochrome yields MNRALVSLTAAALLLPSAVAAQEESSAAITNPFNSADDLADGQRRYMSQCAGCHGRDGRGGQGTPDFTTGNFRRASSDEGLFQVVAKGIPGTTMPAFSLSGRQIWQTLAYIRSLGASRTAEHASGDVARGAMLFKENRCGGCHSSTAPDLREIGRERSLAELKRSILDPQAEVSNAYWRIKATTRDGAAVEGLRLNEDTHSVQYLDRQGKLRSARKEALAGYEIVKQSPMPAYRGKLTGAQVNDLVAYLVKGGSR; encoded by the coding sequence ATGAACCGGGCCCTTGTTTCCCTCACCGCGGCCGCGCTCCTGCTGCCCTCCGCCGTGGCGGCGCAGGAGGAAAGCTCCGCCGCGATCACGAATCCATTCAACTCGGCGGACGATCTGGCCGATGGACAGCGGCGCTACATGTCGCAATGCGCCGGGTGTCATGGCCGCGATGGCCGCGGCGGCCAGGGCACGCCGGACTTCACCACCGGCAACTTCCGCCGCGCTTCGTCGGACGAGGGATTGTTCCAGGTGGTGGCCAAGGGTATCCCCGGCACGACGATGCCGGCGTTCAGCCTGAGCGGGCGGCAGATCTGGCAGACGCTCGCCTACATCCGGTCCCTCGGCGCGTCGCGGACCGCGGAGCATGCCAGCGGCGACGTCGCACGCGGAGCCATGCTGTTCAAGGAGAATCGCTGCGGCGGCTGCCACTCGAGCACCGCGCCCGACCTGCGCGAGATCGGGCGCGAGCGGTCGCTGGCCGAGCTGAAACGCTCGATCCTCGATCCGCAGGCCGAGGTTTCGAACGCGTACTGGCGGATCAAGGCGACCACGCGCGACGGCGCCGCCGTGGAAGGCTTGCGCCTTAATGAAGACACGCACTCGGTGCAGTATCTCGACCGGCAAGGGAAGCTCCGGTCCGCGCGCAAGGAGGCGCTCGCGGGCTACGAGATCGTGAAGCAATCACCGATGCCGGCCTACCGCGGCAAACTCACCGGGGCCCAGGTAAACGACCTCGTCGCCTACCTGGTGAAAGGCGGCTCCCGATGA
- a CDS encoding BACON domain-containing carbohydrate-binding protein: MPGTLTNDDLRQIRAEYERHSYSIEADSGEFRAANPAQGWLLRFDGRGVSVAPREASWSWGLDLESFGRAKRNVALGPAAAVAGSGQTLTYRWGAGLEEWYFNDSRGLEHGFRVNARPAGDGPLAFRLAIRGGLRASIMTGSRGATFRGDGAALVYDGLQAWDAEGRPLPARMAARDGRVSIEVDDAGARYPLTIDPVLREASIKNNPVTANERFGAAVAMSGNTAVFGAPWSFNASQGSGSAHVFIRSGSVWSLQGVLTPSNGETGDRFGEAVAIDGDTIVVGAIAEDSDPANPATNTFPDSGAAYVFVRSGVTWMQQAILKTSDAQDSDSFGARTAILGDTIVVSATNEDGTCDGTPNAGAVYTFTRSGSTWSEQPMMRSPSEGLNAYYGISIALSGDTLAVGERGAGGTTGKVFVYTGTGGSWNLQATIVPTHADASDLFGAAMALSGDTLIAGATGEDSSATGVNGDETNNGTSSSGAAFVFVRNAGMWSQQAFLKAPAATASLFFGSAVALSGDVASVGTGNSKVVYVFERSGTSWSPMTTLTPLNDPITGGYGRVLAINGTLAFVGDPDNNSNAPGINGTFSSFRTASGAVEVFDLAGTCSYVLGATSADAAGAGATSSFSVTTLSGCPWTAASNDAWITINSGASGNGNGTVGYTVAANTGPERMGTMTIAGQTVTVTQASACAYSVSPASVNTAAAGGSGSTSVTTTNGCPWTAAPDSPWITISSGASGAGSGAVGYIVAPNTGPQARAGTIAIGGQTFTVMQAANCSYTVNPPTAIATPGGGASSLAVTAATGCGWTAASNTAWITLSSAGSGSGNGTVSYVVAPNPGAARTGTITVAGRVVTVTQQAVLTTQQGRPDTGAPFPASGSGLTGVLAFTFSDTNGATDLSVVNILINNGLDGRNACYLAYARETGTLYLIDDAGTAGGPYAGTLQIPGGTGSIANSQCTIRAEQSGAQVSGNTLTVVLNMAFSPSFAGGRTIYLSARDSGNNNSGWRPLGVWTVPGGTGGNGTAVGAANPGRATSGSLQLTTTFADSAGAADISVLNVLISNGLDATNACFVAVIRSTGALLLVNDAGVAGGPYAGSMLLDGGATGSISNSQCAILASGTSMTASGTNLTLTLNLQFANFHGDKIVYAAARDVNGNNSSWQPVGTATIP; the protein is encoded by the coding sequence TTGCCGGGGACACTGACGAATGACGATCTGCGGCAGATCCGCGCCGAGTACGAGCGACATTCGTATTCGATCGAAGCCGACAGCGGCGAGTTCCGGGCGGCAAATCCGGCGCAGGGGTGGCTGTTGCGTTTCGATGGCCGCGGCGTGAGTGTGGCTCCGAGGGAGGCTTCGTGGAGTTGGGGCCTGGATCTCGAAAGTTTCGGACGGGCGAAACGGAACGTGGCGCTTGGGCCGGCGGCGGCCGTTGCGGGAAGCGGCCAGACTCTTACGTATCGCTGGGGCGCGGGCCTCGAAGAATGGTACTTCAATGATTCGCGCGGTCTGGAACACGGGTTCCGGGTGAACGCGAGGCCGGCCGGCGACGGCCCGCTGGCGTTCAGGCTGGCGATCCGAGGCGGACTGCGCGCGTCGATCATGACTGGTTCGCGCGGCGCGACGTTCCGTGGGGACGGAGCCGCCCTGGTCTACGACGGCTTGCAGGCGTGGGACGCCGAGGGCCGGCCTCTGCCGGCGCGAATGGCGGCAAGGGACGGACGGGTGAGCATCGAAGTCGACGATGCCGGCGCGCGCTATCCGTTGACGATCGATCCGGTGCTGCGCGAGGCGTCGATCAAGAACAATCCGGTGACGGCGAATGAGCGATTCGGCGCGGCGGTGGCGATGTCCGGCAATACGGCGGTCTTCGGCGCGCCGTGGAGTTTCAATGCGAGCCAAGGCTCGGGGTCGGCGCATGTGTTCATCCGTAGCGGCTCGGTGTGGTCGCTGCAGGGCGTCCTGACGCCTTCGAACGGGGAGACGGGAGACCGGTTCGGCGAGGCGGTTGCGATTGACGGCGACACGATCGTTGTCGGCGCGATCGCGGAAGACAGCGATCCGGCCAACCCGGCGACGAACACCTTCCCCGATTCCGGAGCCGCGTATGTATTCGTCCGCAGCGGCGTTACGTGGATGCAGCAGGCGATCCTGAAGACGTCGGATGCGCAAGATAGCGACAGCTTCGGGGCGCGGACGGCCATTCTGGGCGACACGATCGTCGTCAGCGCGACGAACGAGGATGGAACGTGCGACGGGACGCCGAACGCCGGCGCCGTCTACACGTTCACGCGCAGCGGAAGCACCTGGAGCGAACAGCCGATGATGCGGTCTCCGTCGGAGGGCCTCAACGCCTACTACGGGATCTCGATCGCGCTGTCGGGCGATACTCTCGCCGTGGGCGAGCGGGGCGCCGGGGGAACGACGGGCAAGGTCTTCGTCTATACGGGGACCGGCGGCTCGTGGAACCTGCAGGCGACGATCGTGCCAACCCACGCGGATGCCAGCGATCTGTTCGGTGCGGCGATGGCTCTTTCGGGGGACACGCTCATCGCGGGGGCGACCGGAGAGGACAGCAGCGCCACCGGGGTGAACGGCGACGAAACGAACAATGGCACGTCCAGTTCGGGCGCCGCCTTCGTCTTCGTGCGGAACGCCGGAATGTGGTCGCAGCAGGCGTTTCTGAAGGCGCCTGCGGCCACGGCCTCCTTGTTTTTCGGCTCGGCGGTCGCCCTGTCGGGAGACGTGGCTTCCGTGGGCACGGGCAACTCGAAGGTGGTGTATGTGTTCGAGCGGTCCGGGACGTCGTGGTCTCCGATGACGACGTTGACGCCGTTGAACGATCCCATCACCGGCGGCTACGGCCGGGTTCTGGCGATCAACGGCACGCTTGCATTCGTGGGCGACCCGGATAACAACAGCAACGCACCGGGTATCAACGGCACATTCAGCTCCTTCCGGACCGCGTCGGGCGCGGTGGAAGTGTTCGACCTGGCGGGGACGTGCTCCTACGTCCTGGGAGCGACCTCGGCGGATGCGGCCGGGGCCGGGGCGACATCGAGCTTCAGCGTGACGACGTTATCGGGCTGCCCGTGGACGGCCGCGAGCAACGATGCCTGGATCACGATCAACTCCGGCGCGTCCGGCAACGGCAATGGAACGGTTGGCTATACGGTGGCCGCCAACACGGGTCCGGAGCGGATGGGAACGATGACCATCGCGGGCCAGACGGTCACCGTGACGCAGGCATCGGCTTGCGCGTACAGTGTGTCTCCGGCGTCGGTGAACACGGCGGCGGCGGGAGGCAGCGGCAGCACGAGCGTCACGACGACGAACGGCTGCCCCTGGACGGCGGCGCCGGACTCACCATGGATCACCATCAGCTCCGGCGCTTCTGGCGCCGGGAGCGGCGCGGTGGGTTACATCGTGGCTCCGAACACGGGGCCGCAGGCGCGCGCGGGCACGATTGCGATCGGCGGCCAGACGTTCACGGTGATGCAAGCTGCCAACTGTTCCTATACGGTCAATCCGCCGACAGCGATTGCGACGCCGGGCGGGGGCGCGAGCAGCCTCGCCGTCACCGCCGCCACGGGCTGCGGCTGGACGGCCGCGAGCAACACGGCGTGGATCACGCTGAGTTCGGCGGGTTCGGGCAGCGGCAACGGAACGGTGAGCTACGTGGTGGCGCCCAATCCCGGAGCGGCGCGCACGGGCACGATCACCGTCGCGGGCCGAGTGGTGACCGTGACGCAACAGGCGGTGTTGACGACGCAGCAGGGCCGTCCCGATACGGGCGCTCCGTTCCCGGCGTCAGGCTCGGGACTCACGGGTGTGCTGGCGTTCACATTCTCGGATACCAATGGCGCGACAGACCTGTCGGTGGTCAACATTCTGATCAACAACGGTCTCGACGGCAGGAATGCGTGTTACCTCGCCTACGCGCGGGAAACCGGCACGCTGTATCTGATCGACGACGCCGGTACGGCGGGCGGCCCCTATGCCGGAACCTTGCAGATTCCGGGCGGCACGGGCAGCATCGCCAACAGCCAGTGCACGATTCGGGCTGAGCAGTCCGGCGCACAGGTTTCGGGCAACACGCTGACTGTCGTGTTGAACATGGCCTTCAGTCCGTCGTTCGCCGGCGGCCGGACGATCTATTTGAGCGCTCGCGACTCCGGCAACAACAACTCCGGCTGGCGTCCGCTGGGAGTCTGGACCGTTCCCGGCGGCACGGGCGGCAACGGTACGGCGGTAGGCGCGGCGAACCCGGGGCGCGCCACGTCGGGATCTCTCCAACTCACGACCACCTTCGCGGACTCGGCCGGCGCGGCCGACATCTCCGTCCTGAACGTGCTCATCAGTAACGGATTGGACGCCACGAACGCGTGCTTCGTCGCCGTGATTCGTTCGACCGGGGCGCTGCTGCTGGTCAACGACGCCGGCGTGGCGGGCGGGCCCTACGCCGGATCCATGCTTCTTGACGGCGGCGCCACCGGCAGCATCTCGAACAGCCAGTGCGCCATCCTGGCTTCGGGCACGTCGATGACGGCTTCCGGAACCAACCTGACGCTGACGCTCAACCTGCAATTCGCCAACTTCCACGGCGACAAGATCGTGTATGCGGCGGCGCGGGACGTCAACGGCAACAACTCAAGCTGGCAGCCGGTAGGGACCGCGACGATCCCGTAG
- a CDS encoding uroporphyrinogen decarboxylase family protein, with amino-acid sequence MNRRAFVSMLPAAAGAAETGITKRQRMERWLEGKPDPAYTPAAFFLHFDKEYKNGLAAARRHLEFFRATDMDFVKIQFEQTYERQAFLRKPDDWAKLALRKVDFYEPLLVTARELVKSAKKDAMVVMTLYSPYMCAGHCATTPLLRAHMAEKPEAVRRGMEILTESQMIFVRGCIEAGVDGFYMSTQGSETGQFADPGVFAKQVRPWDLVAMKEAAAKLPFNILHVCDYHAPYAGFDAVQDYPGQVVNTNTAMAGGVAMSPREISGFFGRPYMGGLDRHGVLAHGSAAEVEAGIRRVVAGAPRQFILGADCTVASETDWARLRGAIDVAHRVGRGA; translated from the coding sequence ATGAACCGACGGGCGTTCGTATCGATGCTGCCGGCGGCGGCGGGCGCGGCGGAGACCGGGATCACCAAGCGGCAGCGGATGGAGCGTTGGCTCGAGGGCAAGCCGGACCCGGCGTACACGCCGGCGGCGTTCTTCCTGCATTTCGACAAAGAGTACAAGAACGGCCTAGCCGCCGCGCGGCGGCACTTGGAGTTTTTCCGCGCCACGGACATGGATTTCGTGAAGATCCAGTTCGAGCAGACCTATGAGCGGCAGGCGTTTCTGCGGAAGCCGGACGATTGGGCCAAGCTCGCGCTCCGGAAGGTCGATTTCTACGAACCGCTGCTGGTGACGGCGCGCGAGTTGGTGAAGTCGGCGAAGAAGGACGCCATGGTGGTGATGACGCTCTACTCGCCGTACATGTGCGCGGGGCATTGCGCCACCACGCCGCTGTTGCGCGCGCATATGGCTGAAAAGCCGGAAGCGGTGCGGCGCGGGATGGAGATACTCACTGAGAGCCAGATGATCTTCGTGCGCGGCTGCATCGAGGCGGGCGTGGACGGGTTCTATATGTCGACGCAGGGATCGGAGACGGGGCAGTTCGCCGATCCGGGCGTGTTCGCCAAGCAGGTGAGGCCCTGGGACCTGGTGGCAATGAAGGAGGCGGCGGCCAAGCTCCCATTCAATATCCTGCACGTGTGCGATTATCATGCGCCGTACGCAGGCTTTGACGCCGTTCAGGACTATCCGGGCCAGGTGGTGAATACGAATACGGCGATGGCGGGCGGCGTGGCGATGAGCCCGCGGGAGATTTCCGGATTCTTTGGACGGCCGTATATGGGCGGACTGGACCGGCATGGCGTGCTCGCGCATGGCTCGGCGGCGGAGGTGGAGGCCGGCATCCGGCGGGTGGTGGCGGGTGCGCCGCGGCAGTTTATCCTGGGGGCGGACTGCACGGTGGCGAGTGAGACCGATTGGGCGCGGCTGCGGGGCGCGATCGACGTGGCGCATCGGGTGGGCCGGGGCGCGTAA
- a CDS encoding DUF1501 domain-containing protein has product MREHSRPTRNRREFLTDAFCGFGTIALTQMMFEEKLRAASGNPLAAKPSHFAPKARSVIFLFMAGGPSHLETFDPKPLLNELHGQRRPDEFGKVEYQFVKPDAKILGTKRTFRKYGKSGIDVSDLFPHQATVVDDLAIIRSCHADMVVHSAAQYQLFTGRIIPGFPSMGSWVLYGLGAETNSLPSYVVSPDPDGALEAGQPMYAQGFLPAVYQPTMLRPGKKPILNLDLPDGVEYGGRRETVNLIKDLNAAYMRDGDDEFAARINAYDLAFKMQTEAPELFDLTTESKETLELYGVGKEPTDDYARRCLMARRMVEKGVRFVVVVSGGGPGNLQWDAHDNIEENHLRMAAQSDQPVAALVKDLKRRGMLEETLLVWGGEFGRSPEAQGGEGRDHHNTGFTMWMAGGGIKGGQVVGATDAIGLKAVENPVHFRDVHTTILHQLGLNQDALSFMHLGRKERLTEVQGQVIKQVV; this is encoded by the coding sequence ATGAGAGAACACTCCCGCCCCACCCGCAACCGCCGCGAATTCCTCACCGACGCATTCTGCGGCTTCGGCACGATCGCGCTGACGCAAATGATGTTCGAAGAAAAGCTGCGCGCGGCCTCCGGGAATCCGCTGGCGGCGAAGCCGTCGCATTTCGCACCGAAGGCGAGGTCGGTGATCTTTCTGTTCATGGCGGGCGGGCCGTCACACCTGGAGACGTTCGACCCGAAGCCGCTGCTGAACGAACTGCACGGGCAACGGCGTCCGGATGAGTTCGGGAAAGTGGAGTATCAGTTCGTGAAGCCGGACGCGAAGATACTCGGTACGAAACGGACGTTCCGGAAGTACGGGAAGTCCGGGATTGATGTTTCGGACCTGTTCCCGCATCAGGCGACGGTGGTGGACGATCTGGCGATCATCCGGTCCTGCCATGCGGATATGGTGGTGCATTCGGCGGCGCAGTATCAGTTGTTCACGGGGCGGATTATCCCGGGGTTTCCTTCGATGGGATCGTGGGTGCTGTACGGGTTGGGCGCGGAGACGAATTCGCTGCCGAGCTACGTGGTGTCGCCGGATCCGGATGGAGCGCTCGAAGCGGGCCAGCCGATGTACGCGCAGGGGTTCCTGCCGGCGGTGTACCAGCCGACGATGCTGCGTCCGGGGAAGAAGCCGATTCTGAACCTCGATTTGCCGGACGGCGTGGAGTACGGCGGGCGGCGCGAAACGGTGAACCTGATCAAGGACCTGAACGCGGCCTACATGCGCGACGGCGACGACGAGTTTGCGGCGCGGATCAATGCCTACGACCTGGCGTTCAAGATGCAGACGGAGGCTCCGGAGTTGTTCGATCTCACAACGGAGTCCAAGGAAACGCTGGAGCTCTACGGCGTGGGCAAGGAACCTACCGACGACTACGCGCGGCGGTGCCTGATGGCGCGGCGGATGGTGGAGAAGGGCGTGCGTTTCGTGGTGGTGGTGTCGGGCGGGGGGCCGGGGAATCTGCAGTGGGACGCGCACGACAACATTGAGGAGAATCACCTGCGGATGGCGGCGCAATCCGACCAGCCGGTGGCGGCGCTGGTGAAGGACCTGAAGCGGCGCGGGATGTTGGAGGAGACGCTGCTCGTGTGGGGCGGCGAGTTCGGGCGGTCGCCGGAGGCGCAGGGGGGCGAGGGCCGCGATCATCACAATACGGGGTTCACGATGTGGATGGCCGGCGGCGGAATCAAGGGCGGGCAGGTGGTGGGGGCGACGGACGCGATCGGGTTGAAGGCGGTGGAGAATCCGGTGCATTTCCGGGATGTGCACACGACGATCCTGCATCAGCTTGGGCTGAACCAGGACGCGCTGAGCTTCATGCACCTGGGACGGAAGGAACGGCTGACGGAAGTTCAGGGGCAGGTGATCAAACAGGTGGTTTGA